The Pygocentrus nattereri isolate fPygNat1 chromosome 1, fPygNat1.pri, whole genome shotgun sequence genome window below encodes:
- the LOC108433465 gene encoding asparagine--tRNA ligase-like gives MGARGVALMFEGFEIDYAHAKLIPLVTKPGDMLPAVPLEFCPIYPGYLTSADGRPASAEALKDIHTKMTKTTPSRTWEQPQSHSTLAIKSQWYRNLFQIQNTLFHSTVEYFSNKCKYAYALTPITTDTISSPMGLGSDSEPVFVNILGQDVYLADSMQFALEYVLRFQEGLPGTYYLSPSFRGEDPDATHLNQFYHIECELLGDMDEAIKIAEGFVAHMTQAMLRNHSKIIESSAGTLSHVQAMLKQLEEPLPRVTLDQAITVLPSADCFEWVQEGQPQFGRKLTRKGERVLIEKYGGAVWLTEMDHLGVPFYQAYVEGSDRKKAKAADLLLGLGETLGLGERHSTPEMVQEALRHHAVPEETYEWYMNMRQIIPLSTSGWGMGTERYLCWLLQHNDVRDMQIIPRLKGKKYMP, from the coding sequence ATGGGTGCTCGAGGAGTGGCTCTAATGTTTGAGGGGTTTGAAATTGACTATGCCCATGCCAAGCTGATTCCACTTGTCACAAAGCCTGGAGATATGCTGCCTGCAGTGCCCCTCGAGTTCTGTCCAATCTACCCTGGATATCTAACTTCAGCAGATGGTCGTCCAGCATCTGCAGAGGCTCTGAAAGACATTCACACCAAGATGACAAAGACCACACCGTCTCGCACATGGGAACAACCCCAAAGCCACTCCACATTAGCCATCAAGAGCCAGTGGTACCGCAATCTTTTTCAGATCCAAAATACCCTGTTCCACAGCACAGTTGAGTACTTTAGTAACAAATGCAAGTATGCATATGCTCTTACACCCATCACAACTGATACAATTTCATCACCAATGGGCCTGGGGTCAGACTCAGAGCCTGTGTTTGTCAATATACTAGGGCAAGATGTGTATTTAGCTGACTCCATGCAATTTGCGCTGGAATATGTCTTGCGTTTCCAGGAAGGACTTCCAGGGACATATTATTTGTCTCCCAGTTTCAGAGGAGAGGATCCTGATGCCACCCATCTGAATCAGTTCTACCATATAGAGTGTGAGCTACTTGGTGACATGGATGAGGCTATCAAAATAGCAGAAGGTTTTGTGGCTCACATGACTCAGGCAATGTTAAGAAACCACTCCAAGATCATTGAGAGTTCCGCAGGAACACTGTCCCATGTACAAGCCATGCTAAAGCAGCTGGAGGAACCACTTCCGAGAGTGACTCTGGACCAGGCCATTACAGTGTTGCCCTCTGCTGACTGTTTTGAATGGGTACAAGAAGGGCAGCCACAGTTTGGGAGAAAGCTAACCCGCAAAGGAGAAAGAGTTCTGATTGAAAAATATGGTGGCGCTGTTTGGTTGACTGAAATGGATCACCTTGGTGTGCCCTTCTACCAAGCTTATGTTGAAGGCTCtgacagaaagaaagcaaaggCAGCTGATCTGCTCTTGGGGTTGGGGGAGACATTGGGGCTTGGGGAAAGACACTCTACCCCTGAGATGGTACAAGAGGCCTTAAGACACCATGCTGTACCAGAAGAAACATACGAATGGTACATGAACATGAGGCAAATCATACCTCTGTCTACAAGTGGATGGGGTATGGGCACAGAAAGATACCTCTGCTGGCTGCTACAGCACAATGATGTGAGAGATATGCAGATCATTCCCAGGTTGAAGGGAAAGAAATACATGCCTTAA
- the LOC119263211 gene encoding uncharacterized protein LOC119263211, with protein sequence MFSTESTHQHIVYPESLHAIVTCKGGIFPIQILRNPDAEGAVTALPLLDIYTQLAHVMSLPAAQATQDPSTVCGLSVLHRRTWHAIRKEILKGGGEAAESLEVIESAILALSLEDCPAPTNLADILNAVHLGGADGQCLRYYDKVVNMVVFKDSIAGMVFEHSALDGMVAGLSRKLITALESCLGPDNVPRYTKELFHHFHLAFLEHKNLIKTTKSGHGVGPHLGVLRRSMSEDNPLKKYLDLFGCPSINLTGSDLMEGTECAVGNVYATNQLAVTYLGKKDKVRLVLNGKGTFASILGKLAKCFELNLKLVMVLAVRYAIAGQMGAIECLLQKEERSINSTTVDTNVVDPKEGMKVKQKGCLDSAPAEKSSFTLVIHGGAGEEMMLSHKVAEVIEFALETALTLGAQVLSHGGSSLDAVQRSVSALEDCFLFNAGKGSVYNRSGEHEMEATIVDGHEKNSGSVACVRCVKNPVKAARHVMEKSVHSLLTGDGAEEFLETLQEREKPMTPEYFHTDVRYKELAVKLSGYETNHPQTVGAVALDCCGKLAAATSTGGLVGKWKGRVGDTAIVGAGIYADKKLAVTCSGDGDAFLRETVAHKVASLYNLKGYTLAQACREVIYEDLGAKCAGIIAVDHKGETAVETNAGVMFVASMVDGVARAEVYRPVMSFANVIWETDELIAHLHPEPWTPGTTILTRKTLNGPNSIFQLPMPDYMAMLLGAQTVANLLSEKLGVHRCALVSMPTAGKPAHIKILPMHGVEPNWKPHLAEDKEFYIHDPGYCSSKSGPRCEDASLDQERSNSGVCGKTMTM encoded by the exons ATGTTCTCCACAGAGAGCACACATCAGCACATT gtgTATCCAGAAAGCCTCCATGCCATTGTCACCTGCAAAGGAGGTATATTTCCCATTCAAATCTTAAGGAATCCGGATGCAGAGGGTGCAGTCACCGCCTTGCCCCTTCTTGATATCTACACCCAGCTAGCTCATGTGATGAGCCTACCAGCTGCACAAGCTACGCAGGATCCATCCACGGTCTGCGGATTATCTGTTCTCCATCGCCGAACTTGGCATGCCATCAGAAAGGAGATACTGAAGGGTGGCGGTGAGGCAGCAGAATCGCTTGAAGTGATAGAGAGTGCCATTCTGGCTCTTTCACTGGAAGACTGCCCTGCACCAACCAATCTGGCTGATATTCTTAATGCTGTCCATTTGGGAGGGGCTGACGGACAGTGCCTGAGGTACTATGACAAG GTGGTAAACATGGTGGTGTTCAAAGACAGCATCGCTGGCATGGTGTTTGAACACAGTGCCCTGGATGGCATGGTGGCTGGCCTT TCTCGTAAACTCATAACAGCCTTGGAATCCTGCCTTGGGCCAGACAATGTTCCCCGATACACCAAGGAGCTCTTCCACCACTTCCACCTGGCATTCCTGGAGCACAAAAATCTTATCAAAACGACAAAAAGTGGTCATGGTGTAGGGCCTCATTTAGGTGTCTTACGCAGGAGTATGTCTGAAGACAACCCACTCAAGAAATATCTGGATCTTTTTGGATGCCCATCCATCAACCTCACTGGCTCAGATCTAATGGAAGGTACAGAGTGTGCTGTGGGCAATGTGTATGCTACTAATCAGCTAGCTGTCACCTACCTGGGAAAGAAGGACAAGGTCCGTCTAGTGCTGAACGGAAAAGGTACCTTTGCCAGCATCTTAGGAAAACTTGCAAAGTGTTTTGAACTAAACCTTAAGCTGGTGATGGTTCTAGCAGTAAGGTATGCAATTGCAGGGCAGATGGGAGCCATTGAGTGCCTCTTGCAAAAAGAGGAACGATCAATCAATAGCACTACAGTGGACACCAACGTTGTAGATCCAAAAGAAGGAATGAAAGTCAAGCAAAAAGGATGCTTGGATTCTGCACCTGCAGAAAAGTCATCTTTCACCTTAGTCATTCATGGTGGAGCTGGGGAGGAAATGATGCTGAGCCACAAGGTGGCTGAGGTCATTGAATTTGCCCTTGAAACAGCACTAACTCTGGGAGCACAAGTGCTCAGCCATGGAGGCAGCAGTCTGGATGCTGTACAGAGAAGTGTGTCTGCCTTAGAAGACTGTTTCTTATTCAATGCAGGAAAGGGATCTGTATACAACCGAAGTGGTGAACATGAGATGGAGGCCACAATTGTTGATGGACATGAAAAGAATTCTGGATCAGTAGCTTGCGTGCGTTGTGTGAAAAACCCAGTCAAAGCAGCCCGCCATGTGATGGAAAAAAGTGTACACTCATTACTGACAGGAGATGGAGCTGAGGAGTTTCTAGAGACTCTCCAGGAAAGAGAAAAACCAATGACACCAGAGTACTTTCACACTGATGTCAGATACAAGGAGCTCGCTGTGAAACTAAGCGGCTATGAAACTAACCATCCTCAAACTGTTGGTGCAGTTGCTCTGGATTGCTGTGGCAAACTAGCAGCAGCCACATCAACTGGGGGGTTAGTAGGCAAGTGGAAAGGAAGAGTTGGTGACACAGCAATTGTTGGAGCTGGAATATATGCTGACAAAAAGCTTGCTGTGACATGCTCGGGAGATGGCGATGCATTCTTACGTGAAACAGTTGCTCATAAAGTGGCTAGTCTATACAATCTCAAAGGCTACACTCTAGCACAGGCCTGTCGAGAAGTGATTTATGAGGATTTAGGGGCAAAATGTGCTGGAATCATTGCAGTTGACCATAAAGGTGAAACTGCAGTCGAAACTAATGCTGGAGTGATGTTTGTTGCTTCCATGGTTGATGGGGTTGCTCGAGCTGAAGTCTATAGACCTGTTATGAGCTTTGCAAATGTGATCTGGGAAACCGATGAATTAATAGCGCACTTGCATCCTGAACCCTGGACTCCAGGAACCACAATTCTCACTCGAAAGACTTTAAATGGACCAAATAGCATCTTTCAGTTACCGATGCCTGATTATATGGCAATGTTACTTGGGGCACAAACAGTTGCTAATTTGCTTTCTGAGAAACTTGGTGTGCACCGCTGTGCCCTCGTGTCCATGCCCACAGCAGGCAAACCTGCTCATATTAAAATCTTGCCTATGCATGGAGTAGAACCCAACTGGAAACCTCATCTTGCTGAGGATAAGGAATTCTACATACATGATCCTGGTTACTGCAGTTCCAAGAGTGGCCCACGCTGTGAGGATGCATCCCTCGACCAG GAGAGGAGCAACAGTGGCGTGTGTGGGAAGACAATGACCATGTAG